In Chryseobacterium camelliae, one DNA window encodes the following:
- a CDS encoding T9SS type A sorting domain-containing protein: MKILKMVCSVILFGILGNHVLLAQNLTLNANLLETNFKDDSNPTHLNFITGNRLIFNSKYGVAIKDSEGVKSKLLIKISSAYKNYVNEDNVYTYDAAKALYISVIDNNAYFFIKKNSKLSLWKTNGTNAGTILIKEFPNPNFMTSDFVITSFTKFNSKLFFNIYHMFGNPSRSEFWISDETTAGTEIVNTLNNNSTLSAGNYTQAANSLYFTNYSSNAYWEKKIWKSDGTTVGTLPVFTGIQDDFSIVGNIVNFNGHIYFIKRKNNNSYLSYFEYNTNTITDVMNLPGNPGTNSNLFLQNSSLVFANNNVLWKSDGTAAGTHTITSSSFPNYGNIGINDMIVFKNKIYFDCYLGSSSEYTKLVYDGNSLAKFSNLFPELATASMEKKSTAYNGESNYLIFLKYNNSNKEYFAFDGQSSKKIQNLEFDYNSGFEINIVDTPDNNLLINAKNKKYGQEIFKFNFGNGTSGIYENANSSGGSYFYSPQELNNKLFYFGSDEYGVGPMLSDGSVAGTKKINENITVQINSGSSYVKNIPNIKVNDKIYFPCTINGSDLELCVSDGTTAGTHQVKDINPNGSGLTYDTPYFFKLGLNKFLFKANDGTGEKLWVSDGTDAGTSVVSSYVSSNEKYAKLNNTTFFTSYDNTLNKVVLMSTDGTQANTSVFHDFGAKRNIVSVLGSTDNKFFCLVYNQIDYWTSNYEVWISDGTMNGTVMLKAFSNPHYSNPGFNTNVAMHNNKLYFYACAENQSNLTLHAPYVSDGTVIGTHKISNVEFPNGSYPVYPYSSSFIASCSDKVYFMQVPSNYGYSSMWVYNNNQFNNIYTHPVPNVFLFMQDSSQCINDNLFFLNKQYTENKIWITNGVSGIKEVDIQANGTIANNVIINGLAKLNDKLFLNAPFMDSDNFNFYGNELYVMDVSQITLGINEVIGSNKNSELSILIFPNPTVSEVNLVAAKNDYIKSVELYNMSGNLILNKTQINNSKITLDINPQMTGVYLLKIQTEKGTIIKKVIKK, from the coding sequence ATGAAAATACTTAAGATGGTTTGCTCGGTCATTCTTTTTGGGATACTGGGAAACCATGTGTTATTAGCTCAAAACTTAACTCTGAATGCCAACCTGCTGGAAACTAATTTTAAAGACGATAGTAACCCTACACATCTGAATTTTATTACAGGAAACAGATTGATTTTTAATTCAAAATATGGTGTTGCTATAAAAGATTCTGAAGGTGTAAAGAGTAAATTATTAATAAAGATAAGCTCAGCCTATAAAAATTACGTAAACGAAGATAATGTTTATACTTATGATGCGGCAAAAGCACTGTATATTTCTGTAATAGATAATAATGCTTACTTCTTTATTAAAAAGAATTCAAAATTAAGTTTATGGAAAACAAATGGGACGAATGCAGGAACAATACTTATAAAAGAATTTCCAAATCCTAATTTTATGACTTCTGATTTTGTTATTACTTCGTTTACGAAATTTAATAGCAAACTTTTTTTTAATATTTATCATATGTTTGGAAACCCGAGTAGAAGTGAATTCTGGATTTCGGATGAGACTACTGCAGGAACTGAAATTGTAAATACACTTAATAATAATTCAACTCTATCTGCAGGAAATTATACTCAGGCTGCCAACTCTCTCTATTTTACTAATTATAGTTCTAACGCTTACTGGGAAAAGAAAATATGGAAATCAGATGGAACCACGGTAGGTACATTACCTGTTTTTACAGGTATACAGGATGATTTTTCAATCGTAGGGAATATAGTGAACTTTAATGGTCATATTTACTTTATAAAAAGAAAAAATAATAATTCTTATCTGTCATATTTTGAATATAATACCAATACTATTACAGATGTTATGAACCTTCCAGGAAATCCAGGAACGAATTCCAATTTATTTTTACAGAATAGTTCTCTTGTTTTTGCTAATAATAATGTCCTATGGAAATCAGATGGGACAGCAGCCGGAACCCATACCATCACTTCCAGTTCTTTTCCTAATTATGGGAATATAGGAATCAATGATATGATTGTATTTAAAAATAAAATTTATTTTGACTGTTATTTAGGAAGTTCTTCAGAGTACACAAAACTTGTATATGACGGGAATTCCTTAGCTAAGTTTTCAAATCTATTTCCGGAGTTGGCAACAGCCAGTATGGAAAAAAAATCGACTGCTTATAATGGAGAAAGTAATTACTTGATTTTTTTGAAATATAATAATTCAAATAAGGAATATTTTGCATTTGACGGCCAGTCTTCAAAAAAGATTCAAAATTTAGAATTTGATTATAATTCCGGTTTCGAAATAAATATTGTGGATACACCGGATAATAATTTATTAATTAATGCAAAGAATAAAAAATATGGCCAGGAGATTTTTAAATTCAATTTTGGAAATGGTACTTCAGGTATTTATGAAAATGCAAATTCTTCAGGCGGTTCGTATTTTTACTCACCTCAGGAGCTAAATAACAAACTTTTTTATTTTGGATCAGATGAATATGGAGTAGGTCCCATGTTGTCTGATGGTTCTGTGGCAGGAACAAAAAAGATCAATGAAAATATAACTGTTCAGATTAACTCAGGATCATCATACGTCAAAAATATTCCAAATATTAAGGTAAATGATAAAATTTATTTTCCTTGTACAATAAATGGTTCTGATCTTGAATTATGTGTTTCTGACGGAACAACGGCAGGAACACATCAGGTGAAAGATATTAATCCTAACGGGAGTGGTCTTACCTACGATACCCCTTATTTTTTTAAATTAGGATTGAATAAATTTTTGTTTAAAGCCAATGACGGAACAGGAGAAAAACTTTGGGTTTCAGATGGAACAGACGCTGGAACAAGTGTTGTATCATCTTATGTATCATCTAATGAAAAATATGCTAAATTAAATAATACTACTTTTTTCACGTCTTATGATAATACCTTGAATAAGGTTGTCTTGATGAGCACTGATGGTACACAGGCTAATACAAGCGTTTTTCATGATTTTGGTGCTAAAAGAAATATCGTTTCAGTATTAGGAAGTACGGACAATAAGTTCTTTTGCTTAGTTTATAATCAAATAGATTATTGGACAAGTAATTATGAGGTGTGGATTTCAGATGGAACGATGAACGGGACTGTCATGCTAAAAGCTTTCAGTAATCCTCACTATTCAAATCCGGGGTTCAATACTAATGTAGCAATGCACAATAATAAACTTTATTTTTATGCATGCGCAGAGAATCAATCTAATCTTACATTGCATGCGCCATACGTTTCTGATGGAACTGTTATCGGAACGCATAAAATTTCTAATGTAGAATTTCCAAATGGTTCCTATCCGGTATATCCATATTCATCGAGTTTTATAGCAAGCTGTTCGGATAAGGTCTATTTTATGCAGGTTCCAAGTAATTATGGATATAGCAGCATGTGGGTTTACAATAATAATCAGTTTAATAATATTTATACGCACCCTGTACCCAATGTATTTCTTTTTATGCAGGACAGCAGCCAATGCATAAATGATAATTTATTTTTTCTTAATAAGCAATATACTGAAAATAAAATTTGGATTACTAATGGAGTTTCTGGAATAAAAGAAGTGGATATTCAGGCAAACGGAACTATAGCTAATAATGTAATTATCAATGGTCTTGCGAAATTAAATGACAAGCTATTTTTAAATGCTCCTTTCATGGATTCGGATAATTTTAATTTTTACGGAAATGAATTATATGTTATGGATGTAAGCCAGATTACTTTAGGAATTAATGAAGTGATAGGGAGCAATAAAAATAGTGAACTATCGATTCTGATTTTCCCTAATCCTACTGTATCGGAAGTTAATTTGGTCGCTGCGAAAAATGATTATATTAAAAGTGTTGAGCTTTATAATATGAGTGGAAATTTGATTCTTAATAAAACTCAGATCAA